The Pseudoxanthomonas sp. Root65 sequence AGGAAATCGAATACGGCACCTTCGCCGGCGCGCTGACGCTGCCGATCGACAAATTCACCGATCTGCCGGCGGCGCTGGAGCCGCATCGCGATGCGCTGAAGGACGCCACCGTGGTCAGCTTCTGCACCGGCGGCATCCGCTGCGAGAAGGCCGTGCTGTGGATGCAGGCCGACGGCATGGACAACGTGCTGCAGCTGGACGACGGCATCCTCGGCTACTTCGAGCAGGTGGGCGGGTTCGGGTACGACGGCGCCTGTTTCGTGTTCGACGAACGCGTCGCGCTGCGCCCCGACCTGACGCCGCTGGTGGACGACGCTTCGGACGCCGCATGAGCGGCCTGGACGCCCTGCGTTTCGACAACCGCTTCCTGCGCGAACTGCCGGGCGATCCCGAGCAGGGCTATCGCCGCCGCGAGGTGCGCGGTGCGCTGTGGTCGGCGGTCGAGCCCACACCGGTGGCCGCGCCGACGCTGCTGGCGCATTCGCGCGACGTCGCGTCCCTGCTCGGACTGGACGATGGCGATGTCGCATCGCCTGCATTCGCCCAGGTGTTCGGCGGCAATGCCTTGCTGCCCGGGATGCAGCCATACGCCGGCAACTACGGGGGCCACCAGTTCGGCCACTGGGCCGGTCAGCTCGGCGATGGCCGTGCCGTCACGCTGGGCGAAGCGGTCAATGCGGCCGGCGAGCGCTGGGAGCTGCAACTGAAGGGTGCGGGTTCGACACCCTATTCGCGCACCGCCGATGGCCGCGCAGTCCTGCGCTCCTCGATCCGCGAGTTCCTGTGCAGCGAAGCGATGCACCATCTGGGCGTGCCGACGACGCGCGCACTGAGCCTGGTCGGCACGGGCGAGGCGGTGGTGCGCGACATGTTCTACGACGGCCACCCGACACCCGAACCGGGCGCCGTCGTCTGCCGCGTGGCGCCGTCGTTCCTGCGCTTCGGCCATTACCAGCTGCCCACCTCGCGTGGCGAGACGGAGCTGCTGCGTGCGCTGGTGGACTTCACGATCCGGCGCGACTTTCCGCACCTGGCGGGCGAGGGCGAGGCGCTGTATGCGGCATGGTTCGCCGAGGTCTGCGAACGCACGGCGGTGATGGTGGCGCACTGGATGCGGGTGGGTTTCGTACATGGCGTGATGAATACCGACAACATGTCGGTGCTGGGCCTGACCATCGACTACGGCCCGTATGGCTGGATCGACCACTACGATCCGGACTGGACGCCGAACACCACCGACGTACAGGGCCGACGTTACCGGTTCGGCTGGCAGCCGCGCGTGGCGGGCTGGAACCTGAGCCGCTTCGCGCAGGCGCTGTCGCCGCTGTTCGGCGACGCGGCGCCGTTGCAGGACGGGCTGCAGCGCTTCGCCGATGCCTACACGCAGGCGGACCGCGACACCATCGCAGGCAAACTGGGGCTGGCCGCCTGCCGCGACGACGATGTCGAACGCAGGGAGGCGCTGCAGTTGCTGTTGCAGGAAGGCGAGATCGACATGACGCTGTTCTTCCGCGCGTTGATGAATGCGGATCTGTCGGATGCCTCGCTGTCCGCTTTCGACGAGGCGTTCTACGATCCGGCGAAGCGCGAGGCCGTGGCGCCCGCGCTGCGCGACTGGTTGGTCGGCTATGCGCGGCGGCGTGACGAAGATGCGCTCGATGCCGCCACGCGCCGCGAACGCATGCGCCTGGCCAATCCCCGCTACGTGCTGCGCAACTATCTGGCGCAGCAGGCGATCGAGGCTGCGGAGGCCGGCGACCTGACCGGCGTCCATGACCTGATGGAGGTCATGCGCCGTCCTTACGACGACCAGCCCGGCTGCGACCGGTTTGCGCATCGGCGCCCCGACTGGGCACGGGAACGCGCAGGCTGCTCGATGCTGTCGTGCAGTTCGTGAGCGCGCTGGCCCACTGTAGGAGCGACGTCAGTCGCGACCGAGCGTCCAGGCCTCCTCGTGCCGTCAGATGCAAAGGGTCTACGACACAGGCATGTTTCCAGCGTGGCGGTCGACATGCGGTCGCGACTGACGTCGCTCCTACAACGGCGAGCGGCGCGGTAGCATGAGCTTCCCCCGCGGAGCGCCCCCATGATCACCGTCCACCACCTCAACAACTCCCGCTCGCAGCGCGTGCTCTGGCTGCTGGAAGAACTGGGGCTGGACTACACCGTCGTGCGCTACCAGCGCGATGCGAAAACGATGCTGGCGCCGCCGGAGCTGAAGAAGATCCACCCGCTGGGCAAGTCGCCGGTGGTGGTCGACGGCGAGCATGTGCTGGCCGAATCGGGTGCCATCCTCGAGTACCTGGTGGAGCGCTATGACGCGGCGCGCCGGTTCGCACCGTCGCCGGGCAGTGCCGAACACCTTCGCTACCGCTACTGGCTGCACTACGCGGAAGGCTCGGCGATGCCGCCGATGCTGCTGAGCCTGGTGTTCTCGCGCCTGAAGAAGGCGCCGATGCCGTTCTTCGCCCGGCCGGTCGCGCGCGGGATCGCCGACAAGGCCATGCGGACGTTCGTCGGTCCGCAGGTGAAGCTGCATCTGGACTACATGGAGCACGAACTCGGCAAGGCGGCCTGGTTCGCCGGAGAGCAGTTCAGCGCGGCGGACATCCAGATGAGCTTTCCGGTGGAAGCCGCCGCGGTGCGGACCGGCCTTGCGGACCGTCCGAATCTGGCCAGCTTCCTCGCGCGCCTCCATGCGCGACCTTCCTACCAGCGGGCACTGCAGCAGGGCGGTCCGTTCGACCTGCTGGGCTGAGCGGGATACAGCGTCCCGCGACCTGTGGTGGAATCCGGCCGTCGGTGGCCCCATGACAATGGCATCGTCCTTGCCGGTGGTCCCATGATTCCGTATTCGCTCCTCGAC is a genomic window containing:
- a CDS encoding YdiU family protein, which produces MDALRFDNRFLRELPGDPEQGYRRREVRGALWSAVEPTPVAAPTLLAHSRDVASLLGLDDGDVASPAFAQVFGGNALLPGMQPYAGNYGGHQFGHWAGQLGDGRAVTLGEAVNAAGERWELQLKGAGSTPYSRTADGRAVLRSSIREFLCSEAMHHLGVPTTRALSLVGTGEAVVRDMFYDGHPTPEPGAVVCRVAPSFLRFGHYQLPTSRGETELLRALVDFTIRRDFPHLAGEGEALYAAWFAEVCERTAVMVAHWMRVGFVHGVMNTDNMSVLGLTIDYGPYGWIDHYDPDWTPNTTDVQGRRYRFGWQPRVAGWNLSRFAQALSPLFGDAAPLQDGLQRFADAYTQADRDTIAGKLGLAACRDDDVERREALQLLLQEGEIDMTLFFRALMNADLSDASLSAFDEAFYDPAKREAVAPALRDWLVGYARRRDEDALDAATRRERMRLANPRYVLRNYLAQQAIEAAEAGDLTGVHDLMEVMRRPYDDQPGCDRFAHRRPDWARERAGCSMLSCSS
- a CDS encoding glutathione S-transferase, producing MITVHHLNNSRSQRVLWLLEELGLDYTVVRYQRDAKTMLAPPELKKIHPLGKSPVVVDGEHVLAESGAILEYLVERYDAARRFAPSPGSAEHLRYRYWLHYAEGSAMPPMLLSLVFSRLKKAPMPFFARPVARGIADKAMRTFVGPQVKLHLDYMEHELGKAAWFAGEQFSAADIQMSFPVEAAAVRTGLADRPNLASFLARLHARPSYQRALQQGGPFDLLG